In Candidatus Margulisiibacteriota bacterium, the genomic stretch GTACAATAAATTTCTTTATTCTCACACCTGGTTGATTGTTTCTGTCCGTTCTATTTTCTATCTGTAATGAGTGTTTCCACAAATTAACAATATTCTTTATTGCCGCATTATGCTGCCCAACAGAAAATCCATTACTTATACTTCTATCAACAGATTTATTACTGATCAGCTTGTTTTTCTGAGATGTGTTTATTTGAGCGACAATTCCAGTATCATCATTTTTTAAGTTTTGACCGGCAAGCGTTCCTAAATATTCTTTCGCTTCTTTTTGAGTTACATCATTTTTCGCAGTTAAATCGTTTATTGCTTGTGTGCGTTGCGCTTGTGTCATTTCGGAAAATATATCACTATCAGTAGTATTTGTCCTTTGATACTTTTCTGTCCCTAATTCGGTTCGAGTGGTTTTTGCCGGTATCCAGCAGCGAGGTCAGGAAAAGTTTCGGACAGTAAACGGTAATTTCTTTTAGCTTTTGAGAAAATCTACTTTTTGTTTGCTCGGCAATCGGAAAGAAAACGTTGTTTTATTTTCAAAATTTGAGACCGCAAAATCACCCAAACCGATTATATCCATACCGATCAATACATCGCAGCCCATTGGCTCCCCTTGTAATACCGGAATCCTTTGTATTATTGTTTTGTTTGGCAAAAATACATCTACGTAATGGCAATAAGCGTCCATTTTCCCTGACGGCGTAAAAACTTCTCTAATATTAACGGGGCGTAATTTCAAAAGATCGACAACTTTCTGGGTGATCATCGTGTTTGTTGCGCCGGTATCCCATAATGCCATAAATATAAAATTTTGATTTTCATCACCAGGGCGCGCAATAACAATATTGTTTTTCAGTGTTCTGGATAATGTTGGGTACGAATTTGTGAAAGAACGATACT encodes the following:
- a CDS encoding retroviral-like aspartic protease family protein; its protein translation is MEYRSFTNSYPTLSRTLKNNIVIARPGDENQNFIFMALWDTGATNTMITQKVVDLLKLRPVNIREVFTPSGKMDAYCHYVDVFLPNKTIIQRIPVLQGEPMGCDVLIGMDIIGLGDFAVSNFENKTTFSFRLPSKQKVDFLKS